One region of Manis pentadactyla isolate mManPen7 chromosome 9, mManPen7.hap1, whole genome shotgun sequence genomic DNA includes:
- the IGF2 gene encoding insulin-like growth factor II produces MPMGVPAGKSVLALLAFWALASCCFAAYRPSETLCGGELVDTLQFVCGDRGFYFSRPASRVSRRSRGIVEECCFRSCDLALLETYCATPVKSERDVSTPPTVLPDNFPRYPVGKVFQYDAWKQSTQRLRRGLPALLRAHQGHMLTTELQAFREAKRHNPMAALPAQHPTAHGAASPEVSGNRK; encoded by the exons ATGCCGATGGGGGTCCCCGCGGGGAAGTCGGTGCTGGCGCTGCTCGCCTTCTGGGCCCTGGCCTCGTGCTGCTTTGCTGCTTACCGCCCCAGTGAGACTCTGTGTGGCGGGGAGCTGGTGGACACCCTCCAGTTCGTGTGTGGGGACCGCGGCTTTTACTTCA GCCGGCCGGCAAGCCGCGTGAGCCGCCGCAGCCGTGGCATCGTGGAGGAATGCTGTTTCCGCAGCTGTGACCTGGCCCTTCTGGAGACCTACTGTGCTACCCCCGTCAAGTCCGAGAGGGACGTGTCGACCCCTCCGACCGTGCTCCCG GACAACTTCCCCAGATACCCTGTGGGCAAGGTCTTCCAATATGACGCCTGGAAGCAGTCAACTCAACGCCTGCGCAGGGGCCTGCCGGCTCTCCTGCGTGCCCACCAGGGTCATATGCTCACCACGGAGCTCCAAGCGTTCAGAGAGGCCAAGCGCCACAACCCAATGGCCGCCCTGCCCGCCCAGCACCCCACTGCCCACGGGGCCGCCTCTCCCGAGGTGTCCGGCAATCGGAAGTGA